A stretch of the Hippocampus zosterae strain Florida chromosome 18, ASM2543408v3, whole genome shotgun sequence genome encodes the following:
- the LOC127590990 gene encoding zinc finger protein OZF-like isoform X4 — translation MSSANIKCRQYRVKMRTVKTEKYEEKEQQRQLLDAVCKHPQAVNKADASEGNDRPEQQEPEVPEVKEEKDPEFPEVKEEKEVEDLKAFQLENFPYIKEEEDFTKLPVTAVSLKNEDEGQYEVNQWTEPPSCSSSQPMKTEGDCEHRGGSQADSRFTPISDSNDTTSHTPDTDVTCHNDSKGWKCSQCGKTFGCESNLKKHILLHTGKRFPCAVCGKSFSSRGNLKVHARIHPGENPFACSSCGQRFCRRESFQKHKRPHTGEKPFTCSVCGQSFSTRCSLKKHATRHTGEKRFPCSVCGHNFSTRANLKKHAVSHMETKPFACSVCGKRFSTNSNLKVHTMIHTGEKPFLCSVCGQRFSQRGSLKTHKRTHTGEKPFTCSVCGQSYSTRCSLKNHATRHTGEKRFLCSVCGHNFSTRANLKKHAVSHTGTKPFACSVCDKRFSTNSNLKVHTMIHTGEKPFPCSVCGQRFYKRQHLKKHTRSHTG, via the exons ATGTCAAGTGCGAATATAAAGTGCCGTCAGTATCGTGTGAAAATGCGCACAGTAAAAACCGAGAAGTACGAAGAGAAGGAGCAACAACGTCAACTGCTGGATGCTGTTTGCAAGCACCCCCAAGCAGTAAACAAAGCAG ACGCCAGTGAAGGAAACGATAGGCCTGAACAGCAGGAGCCAGAGGTCCCTGAAGTAAAGGAGGAGAAGGACCCAGAGTTCCCTGAAgtgaaggaggagaaggaggtggAGGACCTGAAGGCCTTTCAACTTGAAAACTTCCCATACattaaagaggaggaggatttcACAAAGTTGCCAGTGACTGCTGTCTCATTGAAAAACGAAGATGAAGGTCAATATGAG GTGAACCAATGGACAGAACCTCCAAGCTGCAGCTCAAGTCAGCCCATGAAAACAGAAGGTGATTGCGAGCACCGTGGAGGATCACAAGCAGACAGCCGCTTCACTCCCATATCAGATAGCAATGACACAACGTCCCACACTCCTGACACTGATGTGACATGTCACAATGACAGCAAAGGCTGGAAATGTTCTCAATGTGGGAAAACATTTGGCTGCgagtccaatttaaaaaaacatattctcTTGCACACTGGGAAACGTTTTCCTTGCGCAGTTTGTGGTAAAAGTTTCTCTTCACGGGGCAACTTAAAAGTACACGCAAGAATCcaccccggagaaaaccccttTGCATGTTCATcttgtggtcaaagattctgTCGACGGGAAAgctttcaaaaacacaaaagacctcacactggtgagaaacctttcacCTGCTCAGTATGTGGGCAAAGTTTCTCTACTCGTTGCAgcttaaaaaaacatgcaacaagacacactggagagaaacgttttccctgctcagtttgtggtcacAATTTCTCGACGCgggccaacttaaaaaaacatgcagtgtCACACATGGAAACAAAACCGTTTGCGTGTTCGGTTTGTGGTAAAAG GTTCTCTACCAATAGTAATTTGAAAGTACACACAATGatccacactggagagaaaccttttctgtgttcagtttgtggtcaaagattcaGTCAACGGGGAagcttaaaaacacacaaaagaactcacactggtgagaaacctttcacCTGCTCAGTATGTGGGCAAAGTTACTCTACTCGTTGCAGCTTAAAAAACCATGCAAcaagacacactggagagaaacggTTTctgtgctcagtttgtggtcacAATTTCTCGACGCgggccaacttaaaaaaacatgcagtgtCACACACGGGAACAAAACCGTTTGCGTGTTCAGTTTGTGATAAAAGGTTCTCTACCAATAGTAATTTAAAAGTACACACAATGatccacactggagagaaaccttttccatgttcagtttgtggtcaaagattctaTAAACGGCAACACTTAAAGAAACACACAAGAAGCCACACTGGATAG
- the LOC127590990 gene encoding zinc finger protein OZF-like isoform X3, with translation MSSANIKCRQYRVKMRTVKTEKYEEKEQQRQLLDAVCKHPQAVNKADASEGNDRPEQQEPEVPEVKEEKEVEDLKAFQLENFPYIKEEEDFTKLPVTAVSLKNEDEGQYEVNRWTEHLSCSSEDFTELPVTAVPSKNEDEGQYEVNQWTEPPSCSSSQPMKTEGDCEHRGGSQADSRFTPISDSNDTTSHTPDTDVTCHNDSKGWKCSQCGKTFGCESNLKKHILLHTGKRFPCAVCGKSFSSRGNLKVHARIHPGENPFACSSCGQRFCRRESFQKHKRPHTGEKPFTCSVCGQSFSTRCSLKKHATRHTGEKRFPCSVCGHNFSTRANLKKHAVSHMETKPFACSVCGKRFSTNSNLKVHTMIHTGEKPFLCSVCGQRFSQRGSLKTHKRTHTGEKPFTCSVCGQSYSTRCSLKNHATRHTGEKRFLCSVCGHNFSTRANLKKHAVSHTGTKPFACSVCDKRFSTNSNLKVHTMIHTGEKPFPCSVCGQRFYKRQHLKKHTRSHTG, from the exons ATGTCAAGTGCGAATATAAAGTGCCGTCAGTATCGTGTGAAAATGCGCACAGTAAAAACCGAGAAGTACGAAGAGAAGGAGCAACAACGTCAACTGCTGGATGCTGTTTGCAAGCACCCCCAAGCAGTAAACAAAGCAG ACGCCAGTGAAGGAAACGATAGGCCTGAACAGCAGGAGCCAGAGGTCCCTGAAGTAAAGGAGGAGAAGGA ggtggAGGACCTGAAGGCCTTTCAACTTGAAAACTTCCCATACattaaagaggaggaggatttcACAAAGTTGCCAGTGACTGCTGTCTCATTGAAAAACGAAGATGAAGGTCAATATGAGGTGAACCGATGGACAGAACATCTAAGCTGCAGCTCAGAGGATTTCACAGAGTTGCCAGTGACTGCTGTCCCATCTAAAAATGAAGATGAAGGTCAATACGAGGTGAACCAATGGACAGAACCTCCAAGCTGCAGCTCAAGTCAGCCCATGAAAACAGAAGGTGATTGCGAGCACCGTGGAGGATCACAAGCAGACAGCCGCTTCACTCCCATATCAGATAGCAATGACACAACGTCCCACACTCCTGACACTGATGTGACATGTCACAATGACAGCAAAGGCTGGAAATGTTCTCAATGTGGGAAAACATTTGGCTGCgagtccaatttaaaaaaacatattctcTTGCACACTGGGAAACGTTTTCCTTGCGCAGTTTGTGGTAAAAGTTTCTCTTCACGGGGCAACTTAAAAGTACACGCAAGAATCcaccccggagaaaaccccttTGCATGTTCATcttgtggtcaaagattctgTCGACGGGAAAgctttcaaaaacacaaaagacctcacactggtgagaaacctttcacCTGCTCAGTATGTGGGCAAAGTTTCTCTACTCGTTGCAgcttaaaaaaacatgcaacaagacacactggagagaaacgttttccctgctcagtttgtggtcacAATTTCTCGACGCgggccaacttaaaaaaacatgcagtgtCACACATGGAAACAAAACCGTTTGCGTGTTCGGTTTGTGGTAAAAG GTTCTCTACCAATAGTAATTTGAAAGTACACACAATGatccacactggagagaaaccttttctgtgttcagtttgtggtcaaagattcaGTCAACGGGGAagcttaaaaacacacaaaagaactcacactggtgagaaacctttcacCTGCTCAGTATGTGGGCAAAGTTACTCTACTCGTTGCAGCTTAAAAAACCATGCAAcaagacacactggagagaaacggTTTctgtgctcagtttgtggtcacAATTTCTCGACGCgggccaacttaaaaaaacatgcagtgtCACACACGGGAACAAAACCGTTTGCGTGTTCAGTTTGTGATAAAAGGTTCTCTACCAATAGTAATTTAAAAGTACACACAATGatccacactggagagaaaccttttccatgttcagtttgtggtcaaagattctaTAAACGGCAACACTTAAAGAAACACACAAGAAGCCACACTGGATAG
- the LOC127590990 gene encoding gastrula zinc finger protein 5-1-like isoform X5, with protein sequence MSSANIKCRQYRVKMRTVKTEKYEEKEQQRQLLDAVCKHPQAVNKADASEGNDRPEQQEPEVPEVKEEKDPEFPEVKEEKEVEDLKAFQLENFPYIKEEEDFTKLPVTAVSLKNEDEGQYEVNRWTEHLSCSSEDFTELPVTAVPSKNEDEGQYEVNQWTEPPSCSSSQPMKTEGDCEHRGGSQADSRFTPISDSNDTTSHTPDTDVTCHNDSKGWKCSQCGKTFGCESNLKKHILLHTGKRFPCAVCGKSFSSRGNLKVHARIHPGENPFACSSCGQRFCRRESFQKHKRPHTGEKPFTCSVCGQSFSTRCSLKKHATRHTGEKRFPCSVCGHNFSTRANLKKHAVSHMETKPFACSVCGKRFSTNSNLKVHTMIHTGEKPFPCSVCGQRFYKRQHLKKHTRSHTG encoded by the exons ATGTCAAGTGCGAATATAAAGTGCCGTCAGTATCGTGTGAAAATGCGCACAGTAAAAACCGAGAAGTACGAAGAGAAGGAGCAACAACGTCAACTGCTGGATGCTGTTTGCAAGCACCCCCAAGCAGTAAACAAAGCAG ACGCCAGTGAAGGAAACGATAGGCCTGAACAGCAGGAGCCAGAGGTCCCTGAAGTAAAGGAGGAGAAGGACCCAGAGTTCCCTGAAgtgaaggaggagaaggaggtggAGGACCTGAAGGCCTTTCAACTTGAAAACTTCCCATACattaaagaggaggaggatttcACAAAGTTGCCAGTGACTGCTGTCTCATTGAAAAACGAAGATGAAGGTCAATATGAGGTGAACCGATGGACAGAACATCTAAGCTGCAGCTCAGAGGATTTCACAGAGTTGCCAGTGACTGCTGTCCCATCTAAAAATGAAGATGAAGGTCAATACGAGGTGAACCAATGGACAGAACCTCCAAGCTGCAGCTCAAGTCAGCCCATGAAAACAGAAGGTGATTGCGAGCACCGTGGAGGATCACAAGCAGACAGCCGCTTCACTCCCATATCAGATAGCAATGACACAACGTCCCACACTCCTGACACTGATGTGACATGTCACAATGACAGCAAAGGCTGGAAATGTTCTCAATGTGGGAAAACATTTGGCTGCgagtccaatttaaaaaaacatattctcTTGCACACTGGGAAACGTTTTCCTTGCGCAGTTTGTGGTAAAAGTTTCTCTTCACGGGGCAACTTAAAAGTACACGCAAGAATCcaccccggagaaaaccccttTGCATGTTCATcttgtggtcaaagattctgTCGACGGGAAAgctttcaaaaacacaaaagacctcacactggtgagaaacctttcacCTGCTCAGTATGTGGGCAAAGTTTCTCTACTCGTTGCAgcttaaaaaaacatgcaacaagacacactggagagaaacgttttccctgctcagtttgtggtcacAATTTCTCGACGCgggccaacttaaaaaaacatgcagtgtCACACATGGAAACAAAACCGTTTGCGTGTTCGGTTTGTGGTAAAAG GTTCTCTACCAATAGTAATTTAAAAGTACACACAATGatccacactggagagaaaccttttccatgttcagtttgtggtcaaagattctaTAAACGGCAACACTTAAAGAAACACACAAGAAGCCACACTGGATAG
- the LOC127590990 gene encoding zinc finger protein OZF-like isoform X1, producing the protein MSSANIKCRQYRVKMRTVKTEKYEEKEQQRQLLDAVCKHPQAVNKADASEGNDRPEQQEPEVPEVKEEKDPEFPEVKEEKEVEDLKAFQLENFPYIKEEEDFTKLPVTAVSLKNEDEGQYEVNRWTEHLSCSSEDFTELPVTAVPSKNEDEGQYEVNQWTEPPSCSSSQPMKTEGDCEHRGGSQADSRFTPISDSNDTTSHTPDTDVTCHNDSKGWKCSQCGKTFGCESNLKKHILLHTGKRFPCAVCGKSFSSRGNLKVHARIHPGENPFACSSCGQRFCRRESFQKHKRPHTGEKPFTCSVCGQSFSTRCSLKKHATRHTGEKRFPCSVCGHNFSTRANLKKHAVSHMETKPFACSVCGKRFSTNSNLKVHTMIHTGEKPFLCSVCGQRFSQRGSLKTHKRTHTGEKPFTCSVCGQSYSTRCSLKNHATRHTGEKRFLCSVCGHNFSTRANLKKHAVSHTGTKPFACSVCDKRFSTNSNLKVHTMIHTGEKPFPCSVCGQRFYKRQHLKKHTRSHTG; encoded by the exons ATGTCAAGTGCGAATATAAAGTGCCGTCAGTATCGTGTGAAAATGCGCACAGTAAAAACCGAGAAGTACGAAGAGAAGGAGCAACAACGTCAACTGCTGGATGCTGTTTGCAAGCACCCCCAAGCAGTAAACAAAGCAG ACGCCAGTGAAGGAAACGATAGGCCTGAACAGCAGGAGCCAGAGGTCCCTGAAGTAAAGGAGGAGAAGGACCCAGAGTTCCCTGAAgtgaaggaggagaaggaggtggAGGACCTGAAGGCCTTTCAACTTGAAAACTTCCCATACattaaagaggaggaggatttcACAAAGTTGCCAGTGACTGCTGTCTCATTGAAAAACGAAGATGAAGGTCAATATGAGGTGAACCGATGGACAGAACATCTAAGCTGCAGCTCAGAGGATTTCACAGAGTTGCCAGTGACTGCTGTCCCATCTAAAAATGAAGATGAAGGTCAATACGAGGTGAACCAATGGACAGAACCTCCAAGCTGCAGCTCAAGTCAGCCCATGAAAACAGAAGGTGATTGCGAGCACCGTGGAGGATCACAAGCAGACAGCCGCTTCACTCCCATATCAGATAGCAATGACACAACGTCCCACACTCCTGACACTGATGTGACATGTCACAATGACAGCAAAGGCTGGAAATGTTCTCAATGTGGGAAAACATTTGGCTGCgagtccaatttaaaaaaacatattctcTTGCACACTGGGAAACGTTTTCCTTGCGCAGTTTGTGGTAAAAGTTTCTCTTCACGGGGCAACTTAAAAGTACACGCAAGAATCcaccccggagaaaaccccttTGCATGTTCATcttgtggtcaaagattctgTCGACGGGAAAgctttcaaaaacacaaaagacctcacactggtgagaaacctttcacCTGCTCAGTATGTGGGCAAAGTTTCTCTACTCGTTGCAgcttaaaaaaacatgcaacaagacacactggagagaaacgttttccctgctcagtttgtggtcacAATTTCTCGACGCgggccaacttaaaaaaacatgcagtgtCACACATGGAAACAAAACCGTTTGCGTGTTCGGTTTGTGGTAAAAG GTTCTCTACCAATAGTAATTTGAAAGTACACACAATGatccacactggagagaaaccttttctgtgttcagtttgtggtcaaagattcaGTCAACGGGGAagcttaaaaacacacaaaagaactcacactggtgagaaacctttcacCTGCTCAGTATGTGGGCAAAGTTACTCTACTCGTTGCAGCTTAAAAAACCATGCAAcaagacacactggagagaaacggTTTctgtgctcagtttgtggtcacAATTTCTCGACGCgggccaacttaaaaaaacatgcagtgtCACACACGGGAACAAAACCGTTTGCGTGTTCAGTTTGTGATAAAAGGTTCTCTACCAATAGTAATTTAAAAGTACACACAATGatccacactggagagaaaccttttccatgttcagtttgtggtcaaagattctaTAAACGGCAACACTTAAAGAAACACACAAGAAGCCACACTGGATAG
- the LOC127590990 gene encoding gastrula zinc finger protein xLCGF3.1-like isoform X7, which yields MKTEGDCEHRGGSQADSRFTPISDSNDTTSHTPDTDVTCHNDSKGWKCSQCGKTFGCESNLKKHILLHTGKRFPCAVCGKSFSSRGNLKVHARIHPGENPFACSSCGQRFCRRESFQKHKRPHTGEKPFTCSVCGQSFSTRCSLKKHATRHTGEKRFPCSVCGHNFSTRANLKKHAVSHMETKPFACSVCGKRFSTNSNLKVHTMIHTGEKPFLCSVCGQRFSQRGSLKTHKRTHTGEKPFTCSVCGQSYSTRCSLKNHATRHTGEKRFLCSVCGHNFSTRANLKKHAVSHTGTKPFACSVCDKRFSTNSNLKVHTMIHTGEKPFPCSVCGQRFYKRQHLKKHTRSHTG from the exons ATGAAAACAGAAGGTGATTGCGAGCACCGTGGAGGATCACAAGCAGACAGCCGCTTCACTCCCATATCAGATAGCAATGACACAACGTCCCACACTCCTGACACTGATGTGACATGTCACAATGACAGCAAAGGCTGGAAATGTTCTCAATGTGGGAAAACATTTGGCTGCgagtccaatttaaaaaaacatattctcTTGCACACTGGGAAACGTTTTCCTTGCGCAGTTTGTGGTAAAAGTTTCTCTTCACGGGGCAACTTAAAAGTACACGCAAGAATCcaccccggagaaaaccccttTGCATGTTCATcttgtggtcaaagattctgTCGACGGGAAAgctttcaaaaacacaaaagacctcacactggtgagaaacctttcacCTGCTCAGTATGTGGGCAAAGTTTCTCTACTCGTTGCAgcttaaaaaaacatgcaacaagacacactggagagaaacgttttccctgctcagtttgtggtcacAATTTCTCGACGCgggccaacttaaaaaaacatgcagtgtCACACATGGAAACAAAACCGTTTGCGTGTTCGGTTTGTGGTAAAAG GTTCTCTACCAATAGTAATTTGAAAGTACACACAATGatccacactggagagaaaccttttctgtgttcagtttgtggtcaaagattcaGTCAACGGGGAagcttaaaaacacacaaaagaactcacactggtgagaaacctttcacCTGCTCAGTATGTGGGCAAAGTTACTCTACTCGTTGCAGCTTAAAAAACCATGCAAcaagacacactggagagaaacggTTTctgtgctcagtttgtggtcacAATTTCTCGACGCgggccaacttaaaaaaacatgcagtgtCACACACGGGAACAAAACCGTTTGCGTGTTCAGTTTGTGATAAAAGGTTCTCTACCAATAGTAATTTAAAAGTACACACAATGatccacactggagagaaaccttttccatgttcagtttgtggtcaaagattctaTAAACGGCAACACTTAAAGAAACACACAAGAAGCCACACTGGATAG
- the LOC127590990 gene encoding zinc finger protein OZF-like isoform X2, translated as MSSANIKCRQYRVKMRTVKTEKYEEKEQQRQLLDAVCKHPQAVNKADASEGNDRPEQQEPEFPEVKEEKEVEDLKAFQLENFPYIKEEEDFTKLPVTAVSLKNEDEGQYEVNRWTEHLSCSSEDFTELPVTAVPSKNEDEGQYEVNQWTEPPSCSSSQPMKTEGDCEHRGGSQADSRFTPISDSNDTTSHTPDTDVTCHNDSKGWKCSQCGKTFGCESNLKKHILLHTGKRFPCAVCGKSFSSRGNLKVHARIHPGENPFACSSCGQRFCRRESFQKHKRPHTGEKPFTCSVCGQSFSTRCSLKKHATRHTGEKRFPCSVCGHNFSTRANLKKHAVSHMETKPFACSVCGKRFSTNSNLKVHTMIHTGEKPFLCSVCGQRFSQRGSLKTHKRTHTGEKPFTCSVCGQSYSTRCSLKNHATRHTGEKRFLCSVCGHNFSTRANLKKHAVSHTGTKPFACSVCDKRFSTNSNLKVHTMIHTGEKPFPCSVCGQRFYKRQHLKKHTRSHTG; from the exons ATGTCAAGTGCGAATATAAAGTGCCGTCAGTATCGTGTGAAAATGCGCACAGTAAAAACCGAGAAGTACGAAGAGAAGGAGCAACAACGTCAACTGCTGGATGCTGTTTGCAAGCACCCCCAAGCAGTAAACAAAGCAG ACGCCAGTGAAGGAAACGATAGGCCTGAACAGCAGGAGCCAGAG TTCCCTGAAgtgaaggaggagaaggaggtggAGGACCTGAAGGCCTTTCAACTTGAAAACTTCCCATACattaaagaggaggaggatttcACAAAGTTGCCAGTGACTGCTGTCTCATTGAAAAACGAAGATGAAGGTCAATATGAGGTGAACCGATGGACAGAACATCTAAGCTGCAGCTCAGAGGATTTCACAGAGTTGCCAGTGACTGCTGTCCCATCTAAAAATGAAGATGAAGGTCAATACGAGGTGAACCAATGGACAGAACCTCCAAGCTGCAGCTCAAGTCAGCCCATGAAAACAGAAGGTGATTGCGAGCACCGTGGAGGATCACAAGCAGACAGCCGCTTCACTCCCATATCAGATAGCAATGACACAACGTCCCACACTCCTGACACTGATGTGACATGTCACAATGACAGCAAAGGCTGGAAATGTTCTCAATGTGGGAAAACATTTGGCTGCgagtccaatttaaaaaaacatattctcTTGCACACTGGGAAACGTTTTCCTTGCGCAGTTTGTGGTAAAAGTTTCTCTTCACGGGGCAACTTAAAAGTACACGCAAGAATCcaccccggagaaaaccccttTGCATGTTCATcttgtggtcaaagattctgTCGACGGGAAAgctttcaaaaacacaaaagacctcacactggtgagaaacctttcacCTGCTCAGTATGTGGGCAAAGTTTCTCTACTCGTTGCAgcttaaaaaaacatgcaacaagacacactggagagaaacgttttccctgctcagtttgtggtcacAATTTCTCGACGCgggccaacttaaaaaaacatgcagtgtCACACATGGAAACAAAACCGTTTGCGTGTTCGGTTTGTGGTAAAAG GTTCTCTACCAATAGTAATTTGAAAGTACACACAATGatccacactggagagaaaccttttctgtgttcagtttgtggtcaaagattcaGTCAACGGGGAagcttaaaaacacacaaaagaactcacactggtgagaaacctttcacCTGCTCAGTATGTGGGCAAAGTTACTCTACTCGTTGCAGCTTAAAAAACCATGCAAcaagacacactggagagaaacggTTTctgtgctcagtttgtggtcacAATTTCTCGACGCgggccaacttaaaaaaacatgcagtgtCACACACGGGAACAAAACCGTTTGCGTGTTCAGTTTGTGATAAAAGGTTCTCTACCAATAGTAATTTAAAAGTACACACAATGatccacactggagagaaaccttttccatgttcagtttgtggtcaaagattctaTAAACGGCAACACTTAAAGAAACACACAAGAAGCCACACTGGATAG
- the LOC127590990 gene encoding gastrula zinc finger protein 5-1-like isoform X6: MSSANIKCRQYRVKMRTVKTEKYEEKEQQRQLLDAVCKHPQAVNKADASEGNDRPEQQEPEVPEVKEEKDPEFPEVKEEKEVEDLKAFQLENFPYIKEEEDFTKLPVTAVSLKNEDEGQYEVNRWTEHLSCSSEDFTELPVTAVPSKNEDEGQYEVNQWTEPPSCSSSQPMKTEGDCEHRGGSQADSRFTPISDSNDTTSHTPDTDVTCHNDSKGWKCSQCGKTFGCESNLKKHILLHTGKRFPCAVCGKSFSSRGNLKVHARIHPGENPFACSSCGQRFCRRESFQKHKRPHTGEKPFTCSVCGQSFSTRCSLKKHATRHTGEKRFPCSVCGHNFSTRANLKKHAVSHMETKPFACSVCGKRFSTNSNLKVHTMIHTGEKPFPCSVCGQRFYKRQHLKKHTRSHTG, encoded by the exons ATGTCAAGTGCGAATATAAAGTGCCGTCAGTATCGTGTGAAAATGCGCACAGTAAAAACCGAGAAGTACGAAGAGAAGGAGCAACAACGTCAACTGCTGGATGCTGTTTGCAAGCACCCCCAAGCAGTAAACAAAGCAG ACGCCAGTGAAGGAAACGATAGGCCTGAACAGCAGGAGCCAGAGGTCCCTGAAGTAAAGGAGGAGAAGGACCCAGAGTTCCCTGAAgtgaaggaggagaaggaggtggAGGACCTGAAGGCCTTTCAACTTGAAAACTTCCCATACattaaagaggaggaggatttcACAAAGTTGCCAGTGACTGCTGTCTCATTGAAAAACGAAGATGAAGGTCAATATGAGGTGAACCGATGGACAGAACATCTAAGCTGCAGCTCAGAGGATTTCACAGAGTTGCCAGTGACTGCTGTCCCATCTAAAAATGAAGATGAAGGTCAATACGAGGTGAACCAATGGACAGAACCTCCAAGCTGCAGCTCAAGTCAGCCCATGAAAACAGAAGGTGATTGCGAGCACCGTGGAGGATCACAAGCAGACAGCCGCTTCACTCCCATATCAGATAGCAATGACACAACGTCCCACACTCCTGACACTGATGTGACATGTCACAATGACAGCAAAGGCTGGAAATGTTCTCAATGTGGGAAAACATTTGGCTGCgagtccaatttaaaaaaacatattctcTTGCACACTGGGAAACGTTTTCCTTGCGCAGTTTGTGGTAAAAGTTTCTCTTCACGGGGCAACTTAAAAGTACACGCAAGAATCcaccccggagaaaaccccttTGCATGTTCATcttgtggtcaaagattctgTCGACGGGAAAgctttcaaaaacacaaaagacctcacactggtgagaaacctttcacCTGCTCAGTATGTGGGCAAAGTTTCTCTACTCGTTGCAgcttaaaaaaacatgcaacaagacacactggagagaaacgttttccctgctcagtttgtggtcacAATTTCTCGACGCgggccaacttaaaaaaacatgcagtgtCACACATGGAAACAAAACCGTTTGCGTGTTCGGTTTGTGGTAAAAG GTTCTCTACCAATAGTAATTTGAAAGTACACACAATGatccacactggagagaaac cttttccatgttcagtttgtggtcaaagattctaTAAACGGCAACACTTAAAGAAACACACAAGAAGCCACACTGGATAG